ttcgattcggcgcaccaaaaaaacatataaacaaCCTCCGAACCAATGGAAATGTCAGCCATTAGCCACCTGTaaagaaaaacttgttttgaacaatggattttttcgaaaaaatgccctaatttagagaaatgatatctcccaaaatacattaacaaacatcaaaaagttatatatcgttggaaaggtaatcgtgagggctttctatcggactttgataaacatttcaaaaagtattttttcaagggtaattttcaaggtttttgggaaacttactcttaattttgaattttgaccgtgttcgcaaccacttatcatcacgcaaccatttttattcgaaagattggacaattttacataaaatcaacttgagaaaagtagtgtaatgaaatagttttcgtatagatATTtgcggatgaaagaaattggtcaaatttcagataaaaataaccaaagctcagacttcagaaatgagccttATTCACAGgtaaaacaaagcaggattgtatttgagccgaatgtacagtcatctgaggcatacaggatgaatagggacagctatttcaactatgcttaaacaaatcagatcatatttttaatttgtttatgtaaaaacatacataaacaaacaaatttctatattttaagcttttaagtactctgaaaactaatttccttacttagactgtagtctcgattcgccacatttcactgaagtaatattttatgtacagaatttgttttgggaaggtctgttttatttgtataacctcaatcctgctcaaaaaagtgcatagttgaaatcaatattgtTTGATCAAGTTACAACTTGATGGCgctgttgataccatcaaaacaagcaaaaaactcgattttcgtccgGATCGGACTACGCCCTTTAAATTGACACAAGTCAATTTAAGataaatttatctttatttgGGGTAAAAAACTACCCCCAATTGAAAACTGgatgaaaaataaacttttaaacaaaaaataagtgaaaaatCCTTTTGCCCCAGATACGGGGCAAAGCTAcgcacttgatttttttagggtAATTGCCTGGTTCTCGACATAAAAGCGATTTGAGGTAAATCCTTGTACTACGTTTTGAAGGCAAGTGATAAGGGTACCATTTGGTATATAGaacgaatcaaaaatattttatggtcATTGGTGACAGAATGAGTGTCAATAGGTGCGTACCTTTGTCCCGCTCTTctctattttatgtaaaaaaaatattttgggattcaattaacttttattttaattgctctcaatatgaaaaccaagtataaagttttcatttgcgcaacataaatacattaaaaatagttttttttattgaaaaacagaCTACACCTATTAATTCTACGTCTAATTATCATTCTAGTGAGTTCTGGCTCGACTTAGTACGGCTGGGGTTATAAAGATATGTTTGAAAATGACGGGTTTCAacattgtttgcaaaaaaaacgaaactttgGGGTGTTGTCAAATAAAAGGGCGTAGTCCGATCCGGACGAaaaattttgcttgttttgatggtatcaacagcGCCATCAAGTTGTAACTTGATCAAacaatattgatttcaactatgcacttttttgagcaggattgaggttatacaaataaaacagaccttcccaaaacaaattctgtacataaaatattacttcagtgaaatgtggcgaatcgagactacagtctaagtaaggaaattagttttcagagtacttaaaagcttaaaatatagaaatttgtttgtttatgtatgtttttacataaacaaattaaaaatatgatctgatttgtttaagcatagttgaaatagctgtccctattcatcctgtatgcctcagatgactgtacattcagctcaaatacaatcctgctttgttttacCTGTGAATaaggctcatttctgaagtctgagctttggttatttttatctgaaatttgaccaatttctttcatccgcaAATatctatacgaaaactatttcattacactacttttctcaagttgattttatgcaaaattgtccaatctttcgaataaaaatggttgcgtaatgataagtggttgcgaacacggtcaaaattcaaaattaagagtaagtttcccaaaaaccttgaaaattacccttgaaaaaataatttttgaaatgtttatcaaagtccgatagaaagccctcacgattacctttccaacgatatataactttttgatgtttgttaatgtattttgggagatatcatttctctaaattagggcattttttcgaaaaaatccattgttcaaaacaagtttttctttacaggtggctaatggctgacattttcattggttcggaggttgtttttatggttttttggtgcgccgaatcgaatgagaacattgccgtaacgatttgagaacatgtgcatctagtgggacggtttcagcgagaattgctcatatcgaGAAActtaaagtgcaacatggagttaaactttctatcaagctgctgtgaagtaTTCCATGACAGCTGTGAAAGACAGCGACGAAATGCACATTTACAGTTTTAATTCAGTACTACGACGCACATTAAGCGCTCAAGTCATGTTCAATCTATAATTAATTCGTAATCCTCATCCACCAGCTCTTCCTTCACAACAACCGATCGTCGCACATCACCCCCAGTCGGCTGTCGAATTGTCCCGCCGCTGCTGCCCCCCTCGAATGGCAATCGTTCCACTTTGGTGGCTTTCTGGCGCTGTGTCCGCCGCGTGTTTGAGTGCGCTTCCATCTTGTGCTGTAGCAGCTCTTGAAGTGCAGGGAAATTTTTCGTACAAAGCAGGCAAGCGTGGGATTGTAGATTGTCGTGCTTTTTTATGTGGTCTTTGAGGTGACTCATCCGAGAAAAACGCTGGTAACAGTGCGGACATCCGTGCGGTCGCTCGCCGTTGTGTATTCTCtgaaagttttaaatattttgttagaTTTTTAAGCGAGATGTGAGAACGATTGCAACAAACCATGTGCCTTCGAAGATCATTTTTCGCCATGAAGGTGGCCCCGCAAACTTCACACTTGTTATGCAGTTTAAGGtgttcgtttttcaatttgagaGTCGGAAAGCTGAGGCGGCATTTGTGACATCTGAACTTGTACTCTCCACACTTTTTAACATACTTGTTTCTTTCAACTTTCTTGGTGTCGTTGTTTGTCTCCGTTTGTTTAGTCCTATCGCCAGGTACTTCAACTGAAAATTCTCCCAATTCAGCATTGGCGAAGAACAGCTCCGAATCGCTCACGTTTTCATCAACCTCAAGATACATTTCCTCTTCGGCTTGCTCGTCGGCCTGGAACTGGACCATATTGGTCCATTCACTATCCTCACCGTCTTTCGGCACTAACTTTGAAGCTTGCCGAGCAAGGGTGAATTGATTGGCCACCCAGCAGTCCTTGAGCCGGGCCATGTGTAGTAGCTCTTTGCTACAACTCGcacaaatctagattaaattttcaaaacaacctatccctcatgggtttcctatgcagataggaccttttgaaaatttaatcgagaaatctGCTGCGGCAGGCCGGGGTCGTCCTCGATCTAGAACAATGTTTTGATATACCGTACACTGGGGCAATTCGGGACAGCGGTATTGGATTTTTGATCAATATTTTGGTCAACTCAGTAAGACAcggatttcaaaattaaggtaGTTGAAAATGCTCTAAAAACTACTGTCGATTTTAAGATTGTAGCCCCAATAAGTTCTCAGTTTTCTGTACTTTGTTAATTTAGCTGAACTTGTGTAATCAGTAACAATTTGTATTTCAAACCACCAATATTGTTTAAAACATCACAAGTTCCAACTTAGACAGTTGAAATGATAGTGGATTGAAACATACCGTTGATTCGGTCGACATTCCATGTAAGAGTTTGATCGACTGTGTGGACCGACATCGTCTTCGTAAATTTTTTCACCGGGAAAccaaaatggatcaaaaatgtTGAACTAATCACTCACCGAAAGCAACATTTTGATGACTTCCTGCACGGTTCGCATGTCCTCGAGCCGATTCGCAAGGCTGCAGCACTCACTGGCGTTGCTCAAACACAAACGGCACTGGTTCTGGGCGGGTTTACCCGTTGGGGAACTCATCATTTCCTTCCGACGAAACATCGTGAAACCGCGCGCTACCAAAAACTAACctgatttgtttgtaaacaatgtgGGCGGTGCGGGGTGGGCTTGGCGAAATGGAAATTAACTCaactcaaacatttaaaaagggtcaAATAATACCGCGTGTAGTTGTTTTTAATTGTAATTtctaattattttaaacttggattatcggataaaaaaaaaaaacacattttttatagttttcaatTATGACACTCACATTTACCAAAGATATGCTGAAACTCCCAAAAAACGCCATTAAATTAATCATCGTTATTTGCAGAGAAATCCACCATTGGTTCCTCCTTTATAAAAGATGCCCGAATTGGTGGCTCACTGGGTGCCGCCGGTTTGGTTGATCTTTTTTCCTGTTTCACACTGGGTCGAATGGGCAGTGGGTGGGAACTATTTCTATGCTCCATCAGGTCCTCTTCCGTTGAGTACTGCTGCGCACACATTGTACACGAGTGGCACCCAGGTCCAGAGTGTATCTGTTTGACATGTGAATTCACATGCTCCAAACGTTGGAACGCTTGGGTGCAGTGCGGACACGTGTACGGTCTTTCGTTGGTATGTTTTCTCTGTGGATGATAAGAAGAAGCCTTTAGAATTCAATTATTAAGAAAAATTCGCACTTGgcaaggaaccggtcaaggaaaaattcaaatgggcaACAACACTGGCGAAAGTAAGCTTGAGAGTGttaagaaaagccccaagaaatcgctccctttcttttgttctgccgtttgttaagctgtttcttgacctctTTCCTTGggagcagggatggaataatcgcaaaacaatcaatttcgcttgcgaactttcttcacccgcgaaagagagaggaggccaatcatgcaaaagaaaatcgctctcgaaattctccaagaaaatcaatctgctgttGATTTTTCTTTGTAAATTTCCTTGTAAGCACcacttaaaatcatttatttcactttgtttacacacattgcccatctacaaaatgtgacaggttatttttcgacgtgtgacgttacacttgcaagtgtagtagtgaaaaagatgttccgccgaataatcaagatgatgattttttgagattccttttaccgatctttcgtgtgcGAGAGAAGAGAGCAATGCttctttcggattttttctcttgatgaacatccaaagattttcttttgatgatgattattccatcgctgcttgGGAGGTGCGTACTGCGCTTGACGATGAACACTCACCAGATGTCTCCGTAGATCATTCATCTGGAGGAAGTTTGCAACGCAAAATTTACACTTGAAATGCTGTCTGGCGTGCTCGTTCTTCTGCTCTATGGTATCAAAAGTGATGTTACATTTGAAGCATCTAAACTTGCCAATTTCCTTCTTGCACGTCGACCGccgctttttctttttctttcgaGGGACCTTTTCCTCAGCTTCCTGTTCAGCTGATCGGTCGAACTCTTCACCGTCCTCCAGTTGCGTTTCCTCCAGGTCGGCGCGGTCAACGAACAGTTCAGATTCGCTCACATTTTCATCAACTTGAACAAACATTTGGTGGCCCTCTACCGGGTCGGGAAATTTGACCGCATCGGGCCACTTTTCAATACTAGCCGCTGCCAAGCTGGCGGCTTGTCGGGCCAGCGCAAACTGATTGGTCGCCCATAGTTCTTTGATTCGCGCCACGTGGAGCAGTTCCTTGCTGCACTCGATGCATATTTGTTGCGGCAGGAAAGGGTCGTCCTCAAGCTAAAAATAtggttttgtatgtttttttcattcgaaataattaaataacttTGAATTGGTCGTtgacgtgctatcttgtcacacgtgcatGTAGTGCCAAGTTGAGTCAAGAATGCCATTTAGtgcaacgctaaacgtcaaagcaactttttcaaaacaacaaaagatttttgtggaattgagaaaatcaagctttgttttaacgcaaaatcggcgttgattatattcaacaaaaattttgttgaatcaaacctcgtgcaggctgattctacaaaatatttttctgcgtgtatatGCAATGCAAACAAATGAAATTGACGAAGCAGccaacgatggattcgagaccgtgctttctacGCACACTTACAAAACCCGGAAGCGCTTACAGGCATATTTGGACACGGTTGACGAATTAAcaacaaaacgaagagagatgaCTGCAGAAgaacagatgaagaagatgaagatgtcatAAAAGAAAAGTATTATAAGAAACAGTGTTGAGAGATAACTTCTAAAAccctggaagaagaggacgaagataaacttgaagaacttAATTATTTATTCTCTAAATATtccgctaaatatttgaaacataaacAGAAGTCACGAAAAAAAGGCAtggaaacaattttttaattatagatAGACAAGTAGAGGGTAACAagcaggaattcccgggaaatcgatcatttttggacctctcgattcccgggaaatttggtcgagactcccgggaaattttaattttattaatatcgaagcaaaattatataaactaatcagaaaaacatttgaatattttaaattgtttagaacattggatgttcaatgtaagacgttcaagttcgaatgaaccaatgcttctcttatcTTCTTATTCCCCAAATTAaccttaaagcatacttagcagttagaCCCCAGGAAGAAAgtctaatgtttttttaaatattttttttatttattatttctaagagggaaaagccttttcaagattAGTATAAATTCCATATTCTCATACAggcattatttatttaatttcgctgtatcaaggtaatt
This is a stretch of genomic DNA from Culex pipiens pallens isolate TS chromosome 1, TS_CPP_V2, whole genome shotgun sequence. It encodes these proteins:
- the LOC120421008 gene encoding zinc finger protein 37A-like — translated: MFRRKEMMSSPTGKPAQNQCRLCLSNASECCSLANRLEDMRTVQEVIKMLLSIEDDPGLPQQICASCSKELLHMARLKDCWVANQFTLARQASKLVPKDGEDSEWTNMVQFQADEQAEEEMYLEVDENVSDSELFFANAELGEFSVEVPGDRTKQTETNNDTKKVERNKYVKKCGEYKFRCHKCRLSFPTLKLKNEHLKLHNKCEVCGATFMAKNDLRRHMRIHNGERPHGCPHCYQRFSRMSHLKDHIKKHDNLQSHACLLCTKNFPALQELLQHKMEAHSNTRRTQRQKATKVERLPFEGGSSGGTIRQPTGGDVRRSVVVKEELVDEDYELIID
- the LOC120421009 gene encoding zinc finger protein 22-like, with product MAQLQQSALKSELKAHSQCRLCMNLAGEFCSFTNFIEDTRTVQDVIKMLLALEDDPFLPQQICIECSKELLHVARIKELWATNQFALARQAASLAAASIEKWPDAVKFPDPVEGHQMFVQVDENVSESELFVDRADLEETQLEDGEEFDRSAEQEAEEKVPRKKKKKRRSTCKKEIGKFRCFKCNITFDTIEQKNEHARQHFKCKFCVANFLQMNDLRRHLRKHTNERPYTCPHCTQAFQRLEHVNSHVKQIHSGPGCHSCTMCAQQYSTEEDLMEHRNSSHPLPIRPSVKQEKRSTKPAAPSEPPIRASFIKEEPMVDFSANNDD